A single window of Channa argus isolate prfri chromosome 10, Channa argus male v1.0, whole genome shotgun sequence DNA harbors:
- the pdgfrb gene encoding platelet-derived growth factor receptor beta isoform X1, whose amino-acid sequence MVLQESNKQDVKLGRALLYLCTELCCLEITPDDKQIVLVKGSSLTLSCSGTGETTWEFKKEDTQTQVQNDGERYKIVQSNATSTALTLLNVNWSHTGVYQCFDRHAAKIKEVAVFVPDDDVWFVSSPYGMVTKTSEESTVPCVVTNPNINVTLYEKDTNMPIRGLYVPSEGYKAHLEDRTYVCRGELNGEIKESQPFIVFSIVVPEGIDAYVNASKTVLKEGESLTVNCTVHGVQLVYFSWDFPNKEVDVEPLTDILSSMNMRSCLIFPVATVAHSGDYICHVHESVQGHTASASVNITVLGQGFVNVKPIQPQKISTKLQENVELRVEFEAYPPPQVRWSKDGTTIKGDKTIITRQEHEIRYVTILTLVRVRTEQKGLYTVLVTNEDDSKKVTFDLEVQVPSQIKDLTDHHLPGKRHLVTCVAEGVPTPTLQWYSCDSMLKCSNNRTLWQLLLPDQEQLSIQTNVSYNETRKTSQVQSQLTFHKPQQVTVRCEASNPVGFVDRRDIKLVSSTLFSQVAVLAAVLALVVIVIMSLIILIAVWRKKPRYEIRWKVIESVSQDGHEYIYVDPIHLPYDLAWEMPRDNLVLGRTLGSGAFGRVVEATAYGLTHSQSSTKVAVKMLKSTARRSETQALMSELKIMSHLGPHLNIVNLLGACTKHGPLYLVTEYCRYGDLVDYLHRNKHTFLQYYAEKNQDDGCFISRGSTPLSQRKGYVSFGSESDGGYMDMSKEEPSVYVPMQEQIDTIKYADIQPSPYESPYQQDIYQEQGGGRLELVISDSPILTYEDLLGFSYQVAKGMEFLASKNCVHRDLAARNVLICEGKLVKICDFGLARDIMHDSNYISKGSTFLPLKWMAPESIFHNLYTTLSDVWSYGILLWEIFTLGGTPYPDLPMNEIFYSALKRGYRMAKPAHASDEVYDIMKRCWDEKFENRPEFSFLVHSVGNMLTDSYKKRYTHVSDHFLKSNHPAVARTKPQLSSPFPITSPSFGSQSPGTLNFPQDMYNQSPNPGDFRQEADTTEVIPSYNEYIIPIPDPKPEEVFTDVPSGSPGSSLVLQEETDSMSQDTADTLPEEDRLEETSERDALLGFSVTPEAEDSFL is encoded by the exons ATGGTTTTGCAGGAAAGCAATAAGCAAGATGTCAAGCTTGGCAGAG CTCTTCTGTATCTCTGCACTGAGTTGTGTTGCCTGGAAATCACACCTGATGACAAACAGATAGTGCTGGTTAAAGGCTCTTCTCTCACCCTTTCTTGCTCCGGCACGGGTGAGACGACCTGGGAGTTTAAGAAGGAAGACACCCAAACACAAGTCCAAAATGATGGTGAACGCTACAAAATCGTACAAAGCAATGCTACGTCCACTGCTCTGACATTGCTGAACGTAAACTGGAGCCACACAGGGGTGTATCAGTGTTTTGATCGGCACGCTGCAAAAATTAAGGAGGTGGCCGTTTTTGTCCCAG ACGATGATGTGTGGTTCGTCTCGAGCCCCTACGGCATGGTAACCAAGACCAGCGAAGAAAGCACTGTCCCCTGCGTTGTCACCAACCCCAACATCAATGTCACCCTGTATGAGAAAGACACCAACATGCCCATCAGGGGTCTGTATGTTCCCAGTGAGGGCTACAAGGCACACCTGGAGGACCGAACCTATGTGTGCCGTGGAGAGCTGAACGGGGAGATCAAAGAGTCTCAGCCTTTCATCGTCTTCAGTATTGTTG TCCCAGAGGGCATTGACGCCTACGTCAATGCGTCAAAGACCGTCCTGAAGGAGGGTGAATCGCTGACAGTAAACTGCACAGTGCACGGAGTGCAGCTGGTGTATTTTTCATGGGACTTCCCCAACAAAGAG GTCGATGTTGAGCCACTGACCGACATCCTGTCCTCCATGAACATGCGCTCCTGCCTGATCTTCCCTGTTGCCACTGTTGCTCACAGCGGAGACTACATCTGCCATGTCCATGAGAGCGTCCAAGGCCACACTGCCTCTGCCAGCGTCAACATCACTGTGCTTG GGCAAGGTTTCGTGAATGTGAAGCCCATTCAGCCGCAAAAGATTTCTACCAAGTTGCAAGAAAATGTGGAGCTGAGAGTTGAGTTTGAGGCCTACCCTCCCCCTCAGGTCCGCTGGAGTAAAGATGGGACCACCATCAAGGGAGACAAGACTATCATAACAAGACAAGAACATGAGATCAG GTACGTCACTATTCTGACCTTGGTGAGGGTGAGGACGGAGCAGAAGGGCCTCTATACCGTCCTTGTCACTAATGAAGATGACTCAAAGaaagtgacctttgacctagAGGTCCAAG TTCCCTCTCAGATTAAAGACCTGACTGACCACCACCTCCCAGGGAAAAGACATTTGGTGACCTGTGTAGCGGAGGGGGTCCCAACCCCCACTTTACAGTGGTACAGCTGTGACAGCATGCTTAA gtgtagcaacaacaggacTCTTTGGCAGCTACTGTTACCGGACCAGGAACAGCTCAGCATTCAGACCAATGTGAGCTACAACGAGACCCGGAAAACCAGTCAGGTGCAGAGCCAGCTGACTTTCCACAAACCCCAGCAGGTCACAGTTCGCTGTGAGGCCAGCAACCCAGTTGGGTTCGTGGACAGGAGAGACATCAAACTGGTGTCCAGCA CACTGTTCTCCCAGGTTGCAGTATTGGCTGCTGTTTTAGCCTTAGTGGTCATTGTGATCATGTCTTTAATCATCCTCATTGCCGTATGGAGGAAG AAACCTCGTTATGAGATCAGATGGAAGGTGATAGAGTCTGTGAGCCAGGATGGTCATGAGTACATCTACGTGGACCCCATCCACCTGCCCTATGACCTGGCCTGGGAGATGCCCCGAGACAACCTGGTGCTGG GTCGCACTCTTGGATCAGGAGCCTTTGGCAGGGTTGTTGAGGCAACTGCGTATGGTCTCACCCATTCCCAGTCCAGCACAAAAGTGGCTGTGAAAATGCTCAAAT CCACAGCCAGGAGGAGTGAGACTCAGGCCCTGATGTCAGAGCTGAAGATCATGAGTCACTTGGGTCCTCACCTCAACATCGTGAACTTGCTAGGAGCTTGCACCAAACATG GACCCCTCTACTTGGTGACGGAGTATTGTCGCTATGGCGACCTGGTGGATTACCTGCACAGgaacaaacacaccttcctgcAGTACTATGCTGAGAAGAACCAAGACGATGGTTGTTTCATCTCAAGAGGAAGCACTCCACTCAGCCAGAGGAAAGG ATATGTGTCTTTCGGAAGTGAGAGTGATGGAGGATACATGGACATGAGTAAAGAGGAGCCCTCAGTCTACGTCCCCATGCAAGAGCAGATAGACACCATCAAGTATGCAGATATCCAGCCTTCTCCATACGAGTCTCCCTACCAGCAGGACATCTATCAGGAGCAAG GTGGGGGCAGACTGGAACTGGTCATCAGTGACTCTCCTATTCTCACCTATGAAGATCTTCTGGGCTTTAGCTACCAAGTGGCAAAGGGAATGGAGTTCCTTGCCTCCAAGAAT TGTGTCCACCGTGACCTTGCTGCCAGGAACGTGTTGATCTGTGAGGGCAAACTGGTGAAGATCTGTGATTTTGGCCTGGCCAGAGACATCATGCATGATTCCAACTACATCTCTAAAGGCAGT acgTTCCTTCCCCTCAAGTGGATGGCACCAGAAAGTATTTTCCATAACTTGTACACCACCCTGAGTGACGTGTGGTCATACGGCATTCTTCTTTGGGAGATTTTCACACTGG GAGGAACCCCGTACCCTGATTTGCCCATGAATGAGATATTCTACAGTGCCTTGAAGAGAGGCTACCGGATGGCCAAACCTGCCCACGCGTCTGATGAAGT TTATGATATCATGAAGAGGTGCTGGGACGAGAAGTTTGAGAACAGGCCTGAGTTCTCCTTTCTGGTGCACAGTGTGGGGAATATGCTGACAGACAGCTATAAAAAG AGATACACCCATGTCAGCGACCACTTCTTGAAGAGTAACCACCCAGCAGTTGCCCGCACCAAACCCCAGCTTTCATCACCCTTCCCGATCACCAGCCCTTCATTCGGGTCCCAATCCCCTGGCACCCTCAATTTTCCCCAAGACATGTACAACCAGAGCCCGAACCCTGGAGACTTCAGACAAGAGGCAGACACAACGGAAGTCATACCTTCATACAACGAATACATTATTCCCATTCCAGACCCTAAGCCAGAGGAAGTTTTCACTGATGTGCCATCGGGAAGCCCAGGAAG CTCTCTGGTTCTGCAGGAAGAGACTGACTCCATGTCTCAGGACACTGCTGACACTCTTCCAGAGGAGGACAGGCTGGAGGAGACCAGCGAGAGAGACGCTCTGCTTGGCTTCTCTGTGACACCAGAGGCAGAAGACAGCTTCCTGTAG
- the pdgfrb gene encoding platelet-derived growth factor receptor beta isoform X3: MVLQESNKQDVKLGRALLYLCTELCCLEITPDDKQIVLVKGSSLTLSCSGTGETTWEFKKEDTQTQVQNDGERYKIVQSNATSTALTLLNVNWSHTGVYQCFDRHAAKIKEVAVFVPVPEGIDAYVNASKTVLKEGESLTVNCTVHGVQLVYFSWDFPNKEVDVEPLTDILSSMNMRSCLIFPVATVAHSGDYICHVHESVQGHTASASVNITVLGQGFVNVKPIQPQKISTKLQENVELRVEFEAYPPPQVRWSKDGTTIKGDKTIITRQEHEIRYVTILTLVRVRTEQKGLYTVLVTNEDDSKKVTFDLEVQVPSQIKDLTDHHLPGKRHLVTCVAEGVPTPTLQWYSCDSMLKCSNNRTLWQLLLPDQEQLSIQTNVSYNETRKTSQVQSQLTFHKPQQVTVRCEASNPVGFVDRRDIKLVSSTLFSQVAVLAAVLALVVIVIMSLIILIAVWRKKPRYEIRWKVIESVSQDGHEYIYVDPIHLPYDLAWEMPRDNLVLGRTLGSGAFGRVVEATAYGLTHSQSSTKVAVKMLKSTARRSETQALMSELKIMSHLGPHLNIVNLLGACTKHGPLYLVTEYCRYGDLVDYLHRNKHTFLQYYAEKNQDDGCFISRGSTPLSQRKGYVSFGSESDGGYMDMSKEEPSVYVPMQEQIDTIKYADIQPSPYESPYQQDIYQEQGGGRLELVISDSPILTYEDLLGFSYQVAKGMEFLASKNCVHRDLAARNVLICEGKLVKICDFGLARDIMHDSNYISKGSTFLPLKWMAPESIFHNLYTTLSDVWSYGILLWEIFTLGGTPYPDLPMNEIFYSALKRGYRMAKPAHASDEVYDIMKRCWDEKFENRPEFSFLVHSVGNMLTDSYKKRYTHVSDHFLKSNHPAVARTKPQLSSPFPITSPSFGSQSPGTLNFPQDMYNQSPNPGDFRQEADTTEVIPSYNEYIIPIPDPKPEEVFTDVPSGSPGSSLVLQEETDSMSQDTADTLPEEDRLEETSERDALLGFSVTPEAEDSFL; the protein is encoded by the exons ATGGTTTTGCAGGAAAGCAATAAGCAAGATGTCAAGCTTGGCAGAG CTCTTCTGTATCTCTGCACTGAGTTGTGTTGCCTGGAAATCACACCTGATGACAAACAGATAGTGCTGGTTAAAGGCTCTTCTCTCACCCTTTCTTGCTCCGGCACGGGTGAGACGACCTGGGAGTTTAAGAAGGAAGACACCCAAACACAAGTCCAAAATGATGGTGAACGCTACAAAATCGTACAAAGCAATGCTACGTCCACTGCTCTGACATTGCTGAACGTAAACTGGAGCCACACAGGGGTGTATCAGTGTTTTGATCGGCACGCTGCAAAAATTAAGGAGGTGGCCGTTTTTGTCCCAG TCCCAGAGGGCATTGACGCCTACGTCAATGCGTCAAAGACCGTCCTGAAGGAGGGTGAATCGCTGACAGTAAACTGCACAGTGCACGGAGTGCAGCTGGTGTATTTTTCATGGGACTTCCCCAACAAAGAG GTCGATGTTGAGCCACTGACCGACATCCTGTCCTCCATGAACATGCGCTCCTGCCTGATCTTCCCTGTTGCCACTGTTGCTCACAGCGGAGACTACATCTGCCATGTCCATGAGAGCGTCCAAGGCCACACTGCCTCTGCCAGCGTCAACATCACTGTGCTTG GGCAAGGTTTCGTGAATGTGAAGCCCATTCAGCCGCAAAAGATTTCTACCAAGTTGCAAGAAAATGTGGAGCTGAGAGTTGAGTTTGAGGCCTACCCTCCCCCTCAGGTCCGCTGGAGTAAAGATGGGACCACCATCAAGGGAGACAAGACTATCATAACAAGACAAGAACATGAGATCAG GTACGTCACTATTCTGACCTTGGTGAGGGTGAGGACGGAGCAGAAGGGCCTCTATACCGTCCTTGTCACTAATGAAGATGACTCAAAGaaagtgacctttgacctagAGGTCCAAG TTCCCTCTCAGATTAAAGACCTGACTGACCACCACCTCCCAGGGAAAAGACATTTGGTGACCTGTGTAGCGGAGGGGGTCCCAACCCCCACTTTACAGTGGTACAGCTGTGACAGCATGCTTAA gtgtagcaacaacaggacTCTTTGGCAGCTACTGTTACCGGACCAGGAACAGCTCAGCATTCAGACCAATGTGAGCTACAACGAGACCCGGAAAACCAGTCAGGTGCAGAGCCAGCTGACTTTCCACAAACCCCAGCAGGTCACAGTTCGCTGTGAGGCCAGCAACCCAGTTGGGTTCGTGGACAGGAGAGACATCAAACTGGTGTCCAGCA CACTGTTCTCCCAGGTTGCAGTATTGGCTGCTGTTTTAGCCTTAGTGGTCATTGTGATCATGTCTTTAATCATCCTCATTGCCGTATGGAGGAAG AAACCTCGTTATGAGATCAGATGGAAGGTGATAGAGTCTGTGAGCCAGGATGGTCATGAGTACATCTACGTGGACCCCATCCACCTGCCCTATGACCTGGCCTGGGAGATGCCCCGAGACAACCTGGTGCTGG GTCGCACTCTTGGATCAGGAGCCTTTGGCAGGGTTGTTGAGGCAACTGCGTATGGTCTCACCCATTCCCAGTCCAGCACAAAAGTGGCTGTGAAAATGCTCAAAT CCACAGCCAGGAGGAGTGAGACTCAGGCCCTGATGTCAGAGCTGAAGATCATGAGTCACTTGGGTCCTCACCTCAACATCGTGAACTTGCTAGGAGCTTGCACCAAACATG GACCCCTCTACTTGGTGACGGAGTATTGTCGCTATGGCGACCTGGTGGATTACCTGCACAGgaacaaacacaccttcctgcAGTACTATGCTGAGAAGAACCAAGACGATGGTTGTTTCATCTCAAGAGGAAGCACTCCACTCAGCCAGAGGAAAGG ATATGTGTCTTTCGGAAGTGAGAGTGATGGAGGATACATGGACATGAGTAAAGAGGAGCCCTCAGTCTACGTCCCCATGCAAGAGCAGATAGACACCATCAAGTATGCAGATATCCAGCCTTCTCCATACGAGTCTCCCTACCAGCAGGACATCTATCAGGAGCAAG GTGGGGGCAGACTGGAACTGGTCATCAGTGACTCTCCTATTCTCACCTATGAAGATCTTCTGGGCTTTAGCTACCAAGTGGCAAAGGGAATGGAGTTCCTTGCCTCCAAGAAT TGTGTCCACCGTGACCTTGCTGCCAGGAACGTGTTGATCTGTGAGGGCAAACTGGTGAAGATCTGTGATTTTGGCCTGGCCAGAGACATCATGCATGATTCCAACTACATCTCTAAAGGCAGT acgTTCCTTCCCCTCAAGTGGATGGCACCAGAAAGTATTTTCCATAACTTGTACACCACCCTGAGTGACGTGTGGTCATACGGCATTCTTCTTTGGGAGATTTTCACACTGG GAGGAACCCCGTACCCTGATTTGCCCATGAATGAGATATTCTACAGTGCCTTGAAGAGAGGCTACCGGATGGCCAAACCTGCCCACGCGTCTGATGAAGT TTATGATATCATGAAGAGGTGCTGGGACGAGAAGTTTGAGAACAGGCCTGAGTTCTCCTTTCTGGTGCACAGTGTGGGGAATATGCTGACAGACAGCTATAAAAAG AGATACACCCATGTCAGCGACCACTTCTTGAAGAGTAACCACCCAGCAGTTGCCCGCACCAAACCCCAGCTTTCATCACCCTTCCCGATCACCAGCCCTTCATTCGGGTCCCAATCCCCTGGCACCCTCAATTTTCCCCAAGACATGTACAACCAGAGCCCGAACCCTGGAGACTTCAGACAAGAGGCAGACACAACGGAAGTCATACCTTCATACAACGAATACATTATTCCCATTCCAGACCCTAAGCCAGAGGAAGTTTTCACTGATGTGCCATCGGGAAGCCCAGGAAG CTCTCTGGTTCTGCAGGAAGAGACTGACTCCATGTCTCAGGACACTGCTGACACTCTTCCAGAGGAGGACAGGCTGGAGGAGACCAGCGAGAGAGACGCTCTGCTTGGCTTCTCTGTGACACCAGAGGCAGAAGACAGCTTCCTGTAG
- the pdgfrb gene encoding platelet-derived growth factor receptor beta isoform X2 — translation MRRVSVFMFHLTVTALLYLCTELCCLEITPDDKQIVLVKGSSLTLSCSGTGETTWEFKKEDTQTQVQNDGERYKIVQSNATSTALTLLNVNWSHTGVYQCFDRHAAKIKEVAVFVPDDDVWFVSSPYGMVTKTSEESTVPCVVTNPNINVTLYEKDTNMPIRGLYVPSEGYKAHLEDRTYVCRGELNGEIKESQPFIVFSIVVPEGIDAYVNASKTVLKEGESLTVNCTVHGVQLVYFSWDFPNKEVDVEPLTDILSSMNMRSCLIFPVATVAHSGDYICHVHESVQGHTASASVNITVLGQGFVNVKPIQPQKISTKLQENVELRVEFEAYPPPQVRWSKDGTTIKGDKTIITRQEHEIRYVTILTLVRVRTEQKGLYTVLVTNEDDSKKVTFDLEVQVPSQIKDLTDHHLPGKRHLVTCVAEGVPTPTLQWYSCDSMLKCSNNRTLWQLLLPDQEQLSIQTNVSYNETRKTSQVQSQLTFHKPQQVTVRCEASNPVGFVDRRDIKLVSSTLFSQVAVLAAVLALVVIVIMSLIILIAVWRKKPRYEIRWKVIESVSQDGHEYIYVDPIHLPYDLAWEMPRDNLVLGRTLGSGAFGRVVEATAYGLTHSQSSTKVAVKMLKSTARRSETQALMSELKIMSHLGPHLNIVNLLGACTKHGPLYLVTEYCRYGDLVDYLHRNKHTFLQYYAEKNQDDGCFISRGSTPLSQRKGYVSFGSESDGGYMDMSKEEPSVYVPMQEQIDTIKYADIQPSPYESPYQQDIYQEQGGGRLELVISDSPILTYEDLLGFSYQVAKGMEFLASKNCVHRDLAARNVLICEGKLVKICDFGLARDIMHDSNYISKGSTFLPLKWMAPESIFHNLYTTLSDVWSYGILLWEIFTLGGTPYPDLPMNEIFYSALKRGYRMAKPAHASDEVYDIMKRCWDEKFENRPEFSFLVHSVGNMLTDSYKKRYTHVSDHFLKSNHPAVARTKPQLSSPFPITSPSFGSQSPGTLNFPQDMYNQSPNPGDFRQEADTTEVIPSYNEYIIPIPDPKPEEVFTDVPSGSPGSSLVLQEETDSMSQDTADTLPEEDRLEETSERDALLGFSVTPEAEDSFL, via the exons ATGAGGAGGGTGTCTGTGTTCATGTTCCATCTGACAGTCACAG CTCTTCTGTATCTCTGCACTGAGTTGTGTTGCCTGGAAATCACACCTGATGACAAACAGATAGTGCTGGTTAAAGGCTCTTCTCTCACCCTTTCTTGCTCCGGCACGGGTGAGACGACCTGGGAGTTTAAGAAGGAAGACACCCAAACACAAGTCCAAAATGATGGTGAACGCTACAAAATCGTACAAAGCAATGCTACGTCCACTGCTCTGACATTGCTGAACGTAAACTGGAGCCACACAGGGGTGTATCAGTGTTTTGATCGGCACGCTGCAAAAATTAAGGAGGTGGCCGTTTTTGTCCCAG ACGATGATGTGTGGTTCGTCTCGAGCCCCTACGGCATGGTAACCAAGACCAGCGAAGAAAGCACTGTCCCCTGCGTTGTCACCAACCCCAACATCAATGTCACCCTGTATGAGAAAGACACCAACATGCCCATCAGGGGTCTGTATGTTCCCAGTGAGGGCTACAAGGCACACCTGGAGGACCGAACCTATGTGTGCCGTGGAGAGCTGAACGGGGAGATCAAAGAGTCTCAGCCTTTCATCGTCTTCAGTATTGTTG TCCCAGAGGGCATTGACGCCTACGTCAATGCGTCAAAGACCGTCCTGAAGGAGGGTGAATCGCTGACAGTAAACTGCACAGTGCACGGAGTGCAGCTGGTGTATTTTTCATGGGACTTCCCCAACAAAGAG GTCGATGTTGAGCCACTGACCGACATCCTGTCCTCCATGAACATGCGCTCCTGCCTGATCTTCCCTGTTGCCACTGTTGCTCACAGCGGAGACTACATCTGCCATGTCCATGAGAGCGTCCAAGGCCACACTGCCTCTGCCAGCGTCAACATCACTGTGCTTG GGCAAGGTTTCGTGAATGTGAAGCCCATTCAGCCGCAAAAGATTTCTACCAAGTTGCAAGAAAATGTGGAGCTGAGAGTTGAGTTTGAGGCCTACCCTCCCCCTCAGGTCCGCTGGAGTAAAGATGGGACCACCATCAAGGGAGACAAGACTATCATAACAAGACAAGAACATGAGATCAG GTACGTCACTATTCTGACCTTGGTGAGGGTGAGGACGGAGCAGAAGGGCCTCTATACCGTCCTTGTCACTAATGAAGATGACTCAAAGaaagtgacctttgacctagAGGTCCAAG TTCCCTCTCAGATTAAAGACCTGACTGACCACCACCTCCCAGGGAAAAGACATTTGGTGACCTGTGTAGCGGAGGGGGTCCCAACCCCCACTTTACAGTGGTACAGCTGTGACAGCATGCTTAA gtgtagcaacaacaggacTCTTTGGCAGCTACTGTTACCGGACCAGGAACAGCTCAGCATTCAGACCAATGTGAGCTACAACGAGACCCGGAAAACCAGTCAGGTGCAGAGCCAGCTGACTTTCCACAAACCCCAGCAGGTCACAGTTCGCTGTGAGGCCAGCAACCCAGTTGGGTTCGTGGACAGGAGAGACATCAAACTGGTGTCCAGCA CACTGTTCTCCCAGGTTGCAGTATTGGCTGCTGTTTTAGCCTTAGTGGTCATTGTGATCATGTCTTTAATCATCCTCATTGCCGTATGGAGGAAG AAACCTCGTTATGAGATCAGATGGAAGGTGATAGAGTCTGTGAGCCAGGATGGTCATGAGTACATCTACGTGGACCCCATCCACCTGCCCTATGACCTGGCCTGGGAGATGCCCCGAGACAACCTGGTGCTGG GTCGCACTCTTGGATCAGGAGCCTTTGGCAGGGTTGTTGAGGCAACTGCGTATGGTCTCACCCATTCCCAGTCCAGCACAAAAGTGGCTGTGAAAATGCTCAAAT CCACAGCCAGGAGGAGTGAGACTCAGGCCCTGATGTCAGAGCTGAAGATCATGAGTCACTTGGGTCCTCACCTCAACATCGTGAACTTGCTAGGAGCTTGCACCAAACATG GACCCCTCTACTTGGTGACGGAGTATTGTCGCTATGGCGACCTGGTGGATTACCTGCACAGgaacaaacacaccttcctgcAGTACTATGCTGAGAAGAACCAAGACGATGGTTGTTTCATCTCAAGAGGAAGCACTCCACTCAGCCAGAGGAAAGG ATATGTGTCTTTCGGAAGTGAGAGTGATGGAGGATACATGGACATGAGTAAAGAGGAGCCCTCAGTCTACGTCCCCATGCAAGAGCAGATAGACACCATCAAGTATGCAGATATCCAGCCTTCTCCATACGAGTCTCCCTACCAGCAGGACATCTATCAGGAGCAAG GTGGGGGCAGACTGGAACTGGTCATCAGTGACTCTCCTATTCTCACCTATGAAGATCTTCTGGGCTTTAGCTACCAAGTGGCAAAGGGAATGGAGTTCCTTGCCTCCAAGAAT TGTGTCCACCGTGACCTTGCTGCCAGGAACGTGTTGATCTGTGAGGGCAAACTGGTGAAGATCTGTGATTTTGGCCTGGCCAGAGACATCATGCATGATTCCAACTACATCTCTAAAGGCAGT acgTTCCTTCCCCTCAAGTGGATGGCACCAGAAAGTATTTTCCATAACTTGTACACCACCCTGAGTGACGTGTGGTCATACGGCATTCTTCTTTGGGAGATTTTCACACTGG GAGGAACCCCGTACCCTGATTTGCCCATGAATGAGATATTCTACAGTGCCTTGAAGAGAGGCTACCGGATGGCCAAACCTGCCCACGCGTCTGATGAAGT TTATGATATCATGAAGAGGTGCTGGGACGAGAAGTTTGAGAACAGGCCTGAGTTCTCCTTTCTGGTGCACAGTGTGGGGAATATGCTGACAGACAGCTATAAAAAG AGATACACCCATGTCAGCGACCACTTCTTGAAGAGTAACCACCCAGCAGTTGCCCGCACCAAACCCCAGCTTTCATCACCCTTCCCGATCACCAGCCCTTCATTCGGGTCCCAATCCCCTGGCACCCTCAATTTTCCCCAAGACATGTACAACCAGAGCCCGAACCCTGGAGACTTCAGACAAGAGGCAGACACAACGGAAGTCATACCTTCATACAACGAATACATTATTCCCATTCCAGACCCTAAGCCAGAGGAAGTTTTCACTGATGTGCCATCGGGAAGCCCAGGAAG CTCTCTGGTTCTGCAGGAAGAGACTGACTCCATGTCTCAGGACACTGCTGACACTCTTCCAGAGGAGGACAGGCTGGAGGAGACCAGCGAGAGAGACGCTCTGCTTGGCTTCTCTGTGACACCAGAGGCAGAAGACAGCTTCCTGTAG